From Lutra lutra chromosome 14, mLutLut1.2, whole genome shotgun sequence, a single genomic window includes:
- the ELOVL3 gene encoding elongation of very long chain fatty acids protein 3: MVTAMNASDETEQMLEPYNFELYWDMRPLLEEYWATSFPIALVYLLLIFVGQNYMKARKGFNLQGPLILWSLGLAIFSILGALRTWGYMATLVLRGSLKKTVCFSNFASTPIIGFWSCLFVLSKVIELGDTAFIILRKRPLIFVHWYHHSSVLVYTSFGYKNKVSAGGWFMTMNYGVHAIMYIYYTLRAAKVKSPRWLPMLITSLQILQMFIGAIVGILTYIWRQEQGCYTTMEHCFWSLVLYTTYFILFAHFFHQTYLVPKVKAKTKSQ; this comes from the exons ATGGTCACAGCCATGAATGCCTCGGACGAAACAGAGCAGATGTTGGAGCCTTACAACTTCGAGCTGTACTGGGACATGAGGCCCCTTTTGGAGGAGTACTG GGCAACCTCATTCCCCATAGCTCTGGTCTACCTGCTGCTCATCTTTGTGGGGCAGAACTACATGAAGGCACGGAAGGGCTTCAACTTGCAGGGGCCTCTCATCCTTTGGTCCCTCGGCCTTGCAATCTTCAG TATCCTGGGGGCACTGAGGACATGGGGCTATATGGCTACCCTGGTACTTAGGGGGAGCCTAAAGAAAACTGTGTGCTTCTCCAACTTTGCCAGCACTCCCATAATCGGATTCTGGTCCTGTCTCTTTGTTCTCAGCAAGGTTATTGAACTTG GAGACACGGCCTTCATCATCCTGCGTAAGCGACCACTCATCTTTGTGCACTGGTACCACCACAGCTCAGTGCTAGTGTATACGAGCTTTGGATACAAGAACAAGGTGTCTGCAGGAGGCTGGTTCATGACCATGAACTACGGTGTGCATGCCATCATGTACATCTACTACACTCTGAGGGCTGCCAAAGTGAAGTCCCCCAGGTGGTTACCTATGCTCATCACCAGCCTGCAGATCCTACAGATGTTTATTGGAGCAATTGTTGGCATCCTAACTTACATCTGGAGACAGGAACAGGGATGCTACACCACAATGGAACACTGCTTCTGGTCCCTTGTCTTGTATACGACCTATTTCATCCTCTTTGCCCATTTCTTCCACCAAACCTACCTAGTGCCCAAGGTCAAAGCCAAGACCAAGAGCCAGTGA